The genomic interval ACAGCTGTATATTTGTGCTTTTCCGTGCtgttttttcaaaagacaaGTCCTCTGCTTGCTGGATCTGTGCTAGTTAAAATGACCATAACATTTAGCCCACACTGTTCTCATCATATGCACTGTCTGCCAGTACAATTTATGACCTTGCACCATGTTAGCATTTTTCACACAAGCTCTACATGTTTTGCAGACTTAATGTTAACGCAAGCCATTCAGCTTTCACTGCTGTAATATATATCAAATTGATCTGAGCAACAGTCGTTCACAACACACATGGGCCAATTGCACAGGAAGAGCAAATGGTTCTTTGGCATTGAGGAAACTACGGAGCGGTGTGAAGAATGACACATTgtcgtcagagtgtgtgtgaagagagagagagagagagagagagagagagagagatgtcatATGCATTATGGATATCATTTTactcacatttctttttttaaaaatgtctgcgCAAAATTGTGTGCCTTTCATAAGCACATTTCCGAGGtcaaataaatgactggattgaAATGAAGAAATTACTGTATCGAAATGTTGTCCAAATACTTACAATGCTACATGATGATGGATGTTGTGCAGAGAAACTGAGGAatgaacagcacacacacacacaaacacacacacacactattcagCCAATGTTGTCTTTGAAAGGCTTTGCTTTCAGCTCCATGTCTCTGTGCTGAAACCATTCCCAGCTGGAGCTGAGGTGTTGCAATGCAGCAAGGCTTTGCAGTGATATCCCCCCAAACCTGCTCTATACTGTACcaaagggagggggaggggaggagTACTGGCAAATTACAGGAAATAGGGAGCTATGAAAGTTGGTGGATATTCAAACATAGGTCTGAAAGTTCTGAAAGTTTTGAGCACATATTACAGTGAAGAATGCTTCCTTGTTTGGCCTGCTGTGAACGTAGTTGTCAGTTATATTCAAGTTCAACATGACTGTCCACATACCATATAATTTCACATGTGTAATTGTCCAGAATGTGATTGGCGCCGTCCACCATAAACCACAGATGAAATCTGGTCGACTGCAGTAAATCTTACCTTGTCACCACCATGAACCATGGAGAAGGTTTGATTGATAGCAGTTAAGTCCTGCCACATGACTGACCAGATATAATTGGATTGGCTAAAAGGAAATGGCTTCCTAGCACAAGAACCATGCTCATAATAGAATCAAGCCTATTCTTGACGGCCTTAATGAAGCACTGTGAGACACGGCTACTCTTTGCATAATGTCCAGAACACAAAGACATACATTAACCTACTGTCACACATGGAGAACAAGCGTTAGTCTCTGATACTAATTAGACATGCTcagtaataataaaagtaaactGTGATCTTAAATCTGTGGGTCATCTGGGTTTCCTGTCATGAGCTGAGCGTTCTTGGCAGCTGAGCACTAGTTCTTACATACTGTGATTTACCAATGACTCCCCTACTGAAGTTCCCTATAAATATAGCCATTATTATGCCAGTCGTTGACCCCAGGCTGTGGTCTTCAACCCCTCACTagacatttaaaacaaataaaaccagcTTGTCTGGTATTTCCATTGATAAATAATACCATGCCTACCGCTAAATATACCCTCCAACGTTGTTCTCAGCAGGAAAtcaatggttttttttttacatgtcattttcatgcttttctgtaattttaacacacaaacacacacataaaacacattCCTTTTGTTCGTTTTTTGTTAGTGTGATAATTAATTGCAGCACCTTTTTGTTAACAAATGGCTTCAGGTTGTATGCTTAAAAAAAGTCCCAGTTAGGTGATAAGAACACATCTTTAAAATGATGAAAGACtttgtgaaaaaaaatgcatgcactccccagtaaacaaggaacgtccctggacgttcaaaataggtctaaaagtagtctgtccgtcaatgacatattttaaacgtcaatggacatccaaaatccatcttaataagttagttaattggtgaccaatcgataacgtcagtggacgtccaaaatacatttcatacgagtaatttatttcggaaaccaattaataacgtctaATAATAagacgataataataataaaaccaaaatacgtctaatggtcatctttttaatgtctgtgtttggacgtcttttcaactttcattttcaaacttaagagaacgttgattagacgacagtcattacgttatttcaacgttgaatcaacggctaaatgtttactgggtatagAATATAGCCAAtcatttaatgtaatatattgaaatgcagtttttgtttaatcattttaaagatGTGATCTTATCACCTAActggtaatatatatatatttaattttttttttttttttctatcctTGCCTCAGCTAAGCGCcagtgaggagggtggtgtgttctccctgagtttGCAAGGGTTTCCTGAACATGTTCTGGTTccctcccaaaaacacatgttggtcggTTGACTTGCTGtttgtaactgtccacaggtgtaaatgttttgtttttaccctGTTTAAAGGTAGCAAGTtgctaaatgtattaaatttgctaaactggataagcggttacagataatgaatgaatgaatgataaaaaaaaaatgtatcagtTAATGTGGCAGAAATGAGCAAGAACTTTAACATGTAACAGCCCTTCCagtaaagggtttttttttttaccttttttttttaacatatatcTGTAATGTTTTTCATACCACACAGTCTAAAAGTGATATAAAGACGAGTGGCAAAGTAGAGGAGACTcacttaatatttttatatagctACGCATACTGAATGATGGTAAAGGTTTAGAGTTACAACTAAACCACTTTTAAGACATTAGGGATTTTTCTCTTGGAAATaactaataaatatgtaattcagAAGAAGAGTGATACGTTTTAGGGGTTTAAACCATGACCGGAGGAAGACTTGGTTtaacattttgtgtttttacgtATGGCAGAGATGTCCAAATACTTATTGAGGCCACTGGCTGACatttgagaaaaagaaaaaaaaagatttccaaGAGTCACGCCCTTTTTGATGCGCCCACGTTTGTCCAATCAGGCGCGGCGCGctaagaaaaacaaagcttctcattggtcaggaCGCTGGAGGGTTTCAAGGCGCCCCACGGAGAGATGCGCCGCAGAGCTTGAATGAAGGGGCGTCTGAAAACGGTCTGATCGGAGCCAGGGTACTGTGGAGTGTGTCTGTAAACTTTAACGGAGGTGAAGTTGGATCATTTGGAAAGAACGGAGTTTGAAAGCGGGGTTTTATAGGCGCCGGACCCTGACGGAGGCCAGAAGAAACGATTAAGCCTGTACGCTTGCGATGAAATGTCGGAAGGAGGCGAGAAATCGGGCCACGAATACGTTACCTGAGTAAAACCCGCGGCTGGCGCTCGAGCTCGGGCTTGTGAGTAACGAGAGCGTTCGTTAAACCTAACGAAACACGAGGAGAGGGAGAGCTTCGTTTTACAGAACATACACGGATTTTCACTATCAGAAAACTCTGTTTCACCGGGGTCTTTTTCCGTAAGTGTTCATTTTGAATTGGTATACAGTATGAAACATTTCACCGATCAGTAACCCGCAAGAAACAGCTCGTTATTCTCCAGAGTAGACGGCTGAGGTAATTCAGTATATAATGGGCCATAAGAGCGGAGCGGGAGCTCCAACTTTTACCGACTGCACTTTACTTAGCCAGTGATGGCTAAATAGGTAGAAAAAAAGGGTCATGTTAAAGATTTCTAGCATTTAACctgattaaaatgtgttttcgaTTGATTATAAAAAGTTTTACGCCATTAAATCAAAGAACACTTTAGAAATGCACCCAACGTTGTTTTTTAACGTGttttttctgctgtgttttACGTGGGTGACCGTGTTAAAAGAGCCAAGGGTTTAACTTGCAAACCTGAGACATTAATCATGTGTATTAAATTAGTCAAAtatgatttaatttcaataaattATTAACCTTATATTTTTACAATTCTGTAGTTTGAGAAAATAGTATgtacattataataataaattaagaaAGGAAGACAGGCTTCTTTTGAATATTCCAGATGTTTTATAGGAGTGAACTGCAGTGAATCGCATTTCCgcaaataatgttttttaaCATATTAATGTCAACATTTAAAGTATAGTTATAATTGCAGTGACAGGTCAACGTTTTGTAGATTTTCTAAAACTTTTGctgtttatcagaaacactttttttatatTCAGTGCCATTTTCCTATGATTGCAGTGTCATTTGCATTTAAATTACACACATTTGTTAATGTAACATTTGTGTATCACTGATGGAAGCCCAGAAATCCTGCTGATTTATGGTGCAGAAAAAGAACTAATAACAGTGGATGATTCCAGGGGGCTGAGTATAAAATAACTTAACCCTGGGGAAGGGAGGGGCTACAACTTTAAAATTGTACTATTGCTGTTAGCCAGTCATTGGTTTGTAACATGTTTCATAATTTGCAAATTGATGTTTTATTCAGCTTTATATTTTAGTGTAGCTTTTGTGTTAAAGGTTTTGAATATTGTGTTCTTCTTTCCGAATTGCAGATGATGGCTGTTTGGAGAGCCAGTTGTTTGGGTCATGCGCTCTGCATTCTTGCCCTTTTGCTCGGCTTTGGTGCTAGCCAGCATCACGGCGACAAGGGCATCTCTGTGCCCGAGCATGGCTTCTGCCAGCCCATCTCCATTCCTCTCTGCACGGACATTCAGTACAACCAGACCATCATGCCTAACCTGCTGGGGCACACGAACCAAGAGGACGCCGGCCTGGAGGTGCATCAGTTCTACCCGCTGGTAAAAGTACAGTGCTCAGCGGACCTCAAGTTCTTCCTGTGCTCCATGTACGCTCCTGTATGCACTGTACTGGAGCAGGCCATCCCACCCTGTCGCTCCCTGTGTGAGCGTGCCCGACATGGCTGTGAAGCTCTCATGAACAAATTTGGCTTCCAGTGGCCTGAGCGCCTCCGCTGCGAAGCTTTCCCTGTTCATGGAGCTGGGGAGATATGCGTTGGCCAGAACACTTCAGACCCAGGCAGCCCCACTTTAGAGCCCACATTGCAAGCGACAGGTTACTTGACTCCACGGCCAGGCCAACCTTTCACTTGCCCACTTCAGCTTGCTGTACCTTCCTATCTCAACTATAAGTTCCTAGGTGCCAAGGACTGCGGGGCGCCATGTGAGCACTCGTTGCCGCATGGCCTCATGTACTTCAGGGAGGAGGAGGTGAAATTTGGACGTCTTTGGGTTGGCATTTGGTCCATTTTGTGCTGTGTGAGCACCCTGTTTACAGTCCTGACTTACCTTGTGGACATGCGGCGGTTTCGCTATCCAGAGAGGCCCATCATTTTCCTCTCTGGCTGCTACTTTATGGTGGCAGTGGCCTACGTCACTGGCTTTCTCTTGGAGGACAAAGTGGTGTGCATCGACAAATTCAGGGATGACGCATACAGGACTGTGGCGCAGGGTACTAAAAAGGAGGGGTGCACAATCCTTTTCATGATCCTGTACTTTTTTGGCATGGCCAGCTCTATCTGGTGGGTGATCCTCTCACTTACCTGGTTCCTCTCAGCTGGCATGAAGTGGGGGCATGAGGCTATCGAGGCTAACTCACAGTACTTCCATCTAGCAGCATGGGCTGTGCCTGCTGTGAAGACCATTACCATCCTTGCCCTAGGCCAAGTGGACGGTGACCTGCTGACGGGCGTGTGCTTTGTGGGAATCTACAATGTGGATGCGCTCCGCGGTTTTGTCCTGGCCCCACTTTTCGTGTACCTCTTCATCGGGACGTCCTTCCTGCTGGCTGGCTTTGTCTCACTCTTCCGGATCAGGACCATCATGAAGCACGATGGTACCAAAACTGAGAAGTTGGAAAAGCTGATGGTGAGGATTGGGGTCTTCAGCGTGCTTTACACAGTTCCAGCCACCATCGTCATCGCTTGCTACTTTTACGAGCAGGCATTCCGTGAGCAGTGGGAGAAGACATGGCACATGCAGACGTGTAAGCGCTTTGCTGTGCCTTGCCCGGCTTCCAACTTTGCACCAATGTCACCGGATTTTACTGTCTTCATGATTAAATACCTCATGACCATGATTGTGGGCATCACATCTGGCTTCTGGATCTGGTCCGGGAAGACCCTGCAGTCGTGGCGCAGGTTTTACAAACGTCTAGGAAATGGCCAGGGAGAGACAACAGTGTGAAATCATATTAACATGGACAATAATCAGTCAGGACTGTGAAACAGATTACATGTCATTAACTATAATGtggattttaaaaacaaattaatgacCGTCCTGAAGGACATTGCCCAGTGGGGGCTCACAGGATGATCTTGCTCAGAAAATCCACTTACACCAAAAAAAGCTTGCCTTATGACACTTAAATACTTGAACTTTGGCCCTGACTTTTAGTCTACACTTTTCTTTGAACTTTTTTGCATGACTTCAATTTCaaaagatttttttatatattgcaaagatgtttttaaaataactgtCTGGTGcctcgtttaaaaaaaaaaaaaaaaaaaaaaacacaaaaaaacaaaacagaatttgAACACTGAGAGGACATTGCATACCTTGAATGTTGGGAAATATTTTATTGCTCACATTTTTGAAGACATGAGAATAGTTATCCTTTTTCATCTCTGCCATggccaaaaaatatttttatgtttatcttGTGCCTTGTAACATTGACCAGTCCCCATAATTTGGTTTTTGTTTCATCCATTTCTGACACATACAGTGCAGGGTTTTTGTATCTTAATGTCTGTTACTGAATGTTTTGACATGCTTTAGGAGGTACCTTCTGTTCATAGCGTAAGAAACTGATGTCAGTTCCTAAAGTTTATTGTAAAGTAAACTGAAACTGACTCTGGCCTTAATGACAAGCATGTGACTGTTGGGATTAAAAATGGGGTACGAACTACAGTGGTACAGAAGTTACAACGTTTGTTCAGGCATATGGCGGACAAACCTAGCAGAGATCATGTTACTGTTCTAAGAttacatgtatttattaaaagtCTAATTTTTAAGATCATATTCTTCACTCAGCAATTTCACTTAATAAAGTGACTAGATTTTTAGAATGGGCTGTTCCTTGTTATTTTTATACTTTCATACTTAAATTTCTTTGTTCTCTTGAAAGTTTAATAAGTGTTGATCATGCTCTCTTAAATTTAGGAGCAGACTGGCATTAATTAAAGTTTGCATAAAGAGTGAAATCTCACATTTGGACAAATACTGTGTGGAACAAACACCTGCTGATCATACAATTATGAATGTATTGCTGGCTCTAATAGGCCGTCTCATTAGGTGTGATATAAGTGTTTTTGTAGGATGTGGATTAGGACAGGGAGACAGGCAGGAGTGTGATTGTACAGAGAAAgggtaaatgtgtttatttaagaacGAGTGGGAGAGATGTGTTACACAACAGCCAAGAATAACAGGAGATAATCAAAGCTGGTGTGAAGTTTGCCACCCGTGCTGTAAGACAACAGGAAGATGCAATGAGGCATATGATCCATACCCTTCCTCTCCTGGTGAAACGCGATAGCTCACTATTCTTTGGCTTAAACCTTAACCcttttgtttggtttgtgttttgCAAAGGTGCGGGAGTTGTTGCGGTTACAGTTTTTGGAAGGAGGGCTTCTTTTTTGGAGAGTGTTGGGGTTGCCTGGCCAGTTGGGGAGCCTGTTAGACCAAATGGAGTGAAACTATCTCAGCAAAGGAGTAACTCTCGACAGTCCGTAGCGCCTGATTACTGCCGATAACTAGGGCATCTACACGAAAATGTATAGTTTGTTCACATGCCTCTTGTGACTAACATCTAGCCCTGGTCATGGGGTGGCCTGGAAGCATTCCAGCAATTCCAAACTGAGGTTACGAGGTATGATAAACTGTAAGAAGTGTCATCAGAAGAGACTGTACATTCAAGCTCTCCACCCATCTAGCAATGTGGACAGTAAATGAAGAGCTCTACTGCATTCCACGAAAATTCAAAGCTTCTGCTGAGCCATCTCTTAGGCGTTGTGAATCCCCTGGTAAGCCAGGCAAGTTGAGGAATTTGAAGTTTTTAAGTTTATGCACTACATATCTGTAATGACCTCAATGAAATGTAGGCAGTTAAATCACAAGGATAGTAGACACCAGAAACAATCTTACTGTGTTACCGCAAAGCTAATTTGAAGTACATCTGGAAACCGAATGGCACTCTGAGCTGACTTTGTCGGAAGTGCCGCAAGTGTTTGAGCACAGGTGCTTTTACCGGTTGTCCACCTCTGTAGTGCTAGTCAGGAAGGACACAGCCCAGGGGGACTAAAAAAAATCAGAGCTGGTGTTATAGGCAAACCACAGCCATTTATAATCCTCTGCCAGCATCTGTTTACTGACGGAGCATATTTGTTGGTTGGTTTCCTGTAGTAACATGCCCTTGGCGAAGTGGTAACAATAGCCTGAAAAAGTCGGTTTGTGTTGAGATCCGTAAGCTTTTGTGCCTCCCAGGTGCTGCTCTTTCTCATCCgtctctgagaaaaaaaaaaaaaaacacatggacAGAGTCTCAGGTAACCAAAACCCCTTCCCCAGGTTCTTTCTACCTCATTCCCACGAGATACAGTTCCCTAAATTGGATCGATACCCTGCGCAGAGACACCGCCTTAACTTTTGTCAGGCATTGTTTCAGGGATGTTTACCCAATGTGGAGAGTTGTCCCAACAGATGGCCCCAGTGGTATGACTAGCTATCCAGTTTCTGTTCTCTTGTTGAGAGAGTTATAACAAGAACATTGTACACAGCGCACAGTGAAATGCCCTGAGTTACATTCTTGGTGGATATATAATGTTTTCCTATAAGGCTCCCAAGGCGTGTAGGCCTCAACATTAGTACATAATAACATAACACAGAGCAGCAGTTTCTGTAACGTTTGCTGTGGTGTTTCTGCTCACGATGAGGGGGCTCTTTTCTTCCAAGGCTCATTTCCATTGCCTGTGTTTGACATCTTCCCGTAAGGACCCGAGTGTGATTGAAGAACAAAGCCCGCACTTTCAAAAGAACAATCCTTTAAAAACTGGCCCACTGTACTCATTTCCTATACAAAGAAATTTTACTTAGACACAGACATGACCTCATAGGTATTCTACACCcatccccccctctctctaacATACACTCACATAGCCCCCTTCCCCCATGCCTAGCTAGCCCTCATCTGGTAGTGTTCAGGCCTTGTGTGCTGCTGAGAAATACGATCTTCCCTTTGGGTTTTAGCTATAGCACAGCCTTGCAGGAAGGAACCTAACTGTACAGGTCGAATATGTACGTGCCCCACACGTTATACAACCTTAAAGCCATGCAGCGTCTGTTTCGCTCATGTGTGATGTTTCACAAGCGCGCTGTGTACTGTAAATACAGGAGGGTTCCTATAAAGCCTTAAAGGAAAAGTCCACTTGCTCAGAGAATAAGACTAACAGAAGAACATAATCTCAGCAAAGGAAATTCATCCTTGGCTGAAAACCCCTGAAGAAGCCTGGGGCTGGCTCACACACAGATGGGCGTTGTCCGTGTGTTTCTACTTCCTCGCACTCCCACGACACCAGCCCATCTTTCTCCTCCACTTCTCTACCCCTTTCTTTTTCATTGCATTCCTCATTCTGCACCCCACTCTTTTTCCACTCCATTACTCTCACGTAACACACTCTCAACCCTTTCACCCAGGACTGTCTGAAATCAGGTCCTTCAGTGGCATGCTGTAGTTGCAGCTGCAAAAAAAGGATGTTGAAGATTTTCCAGAAAGACTGTTgagatttctttacagtggcgGACATAGGAAACATTGATTGCAACGTCTACAACACACTGcagcctttttttttcccactgtccaaaaccacacCTAACTGAACTTTTATCCACTGATAATGAAAGGATAGCAATAACTACGTTTCTTACATCGTTTTTTgggtaatatttttttttgctttcagCACCCTGTATGTTGGCTACATCTTTACAAATGTTTAATATACTAAAGTTTTAGAGGAAAAAAGGGTTTATCATAAAAAAATGGGTCCTTacggtagggtgaccagacgtcctctttgaCCCGGACATGTTCTcttttttagattaaaaaaaatgtccgggcggaatttcacaaacgtccggcattttgtttttctagagcttacatagaacttcgagaagtttcgttcacaaactagtcccgccctcccctactccgtttgattcgcttgagtgagaagcgggcgtggtgaagtagcctaaaatcttctgattggacggtctgactgtagagctaccgttattggtcgataaccttctctgtaaacatttaattggtcagtctgcacgtcagtagtctttgtttacgtcagacaaagctcatgtacttaccctcatctcgagcagctatgccgaaacgtaaatgtaagttgtcggatgaattaaaaaataaattcccatgttttgtgtagcaaataaaggtgtaaaggacctaaaagcacacataggtcgTCGTCGCCCCCCctcgtgtcctctttttctccatgtcagatctggtcaccctaccttaGGGTCCAATATCTCATTTAGTTTTTTAAAGGGTTGCTCGTGTAGTCGctatgtgttattattattatctttttttacTGGTTTTGATGCAGGCTCAAAGAGGCATCTTACCTAAAAGTGAGAACTAGAAGCCCAGTCTTAACTGGACTTCTAAGTCTTACAGTTCTCAAAGTCTACACTTCCATGTCAACAACATGCAGATCTACAGGGCCAGAGACCTCAGTGATGGTTGAGTCCAATGCATGTACTTGGAACAGACTTGTACATCTTGGAGCGTCTCTCAATGTAATTTAATTCTTTCTCTTTGCCATGTTGGTCCGACAGCTTAGTTGTGGACTGCCAGACCACAAGTGCACCACTTCGACCAAGGCTACTGTTGACATGTTTGTTAACAACATGTTCaataatataaatttatttattatgtttattgttATAACTTTTTCATCTGCTGTAAATATGCAAATCTCTTCATTAAAATAAGCATAATCAATAATGATTTGACTGGTTGTGGCACACATGTTCACTTGAGGTGCCCTCCCTGTCCAAACACCATTGTCACTAATGTAATCTTATAAAAGGGGCTTTAGGAGCCATTTGGGAAAAAAGAGAGGATTAAGGTTTTACTTTCAGCGCGGTAGTGTCACCACCTAGTGGCCAAATTGCTCATAAATTCAGTCCATACTTTGAAGCAAATGTATATCCTGTGGAATCTATGTATTGTTTAACGAGAATCCATTAAATGGAAATTATATGAAAAAAAGAGCACGGAGCACATGATTTTatgacacattttatttaaaaaaacaagacaaaagaaaaataataatcttgCTATGTCCACAAACCATCTGGACCAAAATTCCCTCGTCATGTTTaacaaaaatggaaatgaatAAGGGGGGGgaggcacaaaaaaaaaaaaaaaaagctgcttcCAGAGTGGAGTGACCAAGACTGAATCCTGGCAACGTCAGAACCTTCTTTCCACGAGAGCACAACCACCAGCCTTGATCTCTGACTGGGACTGGTGTCTCAGTCCTCTCTACAACACACATAACGAGTGTCTATCTGGGCACATAAACAGCAGAGATCAAtcagtgctctcctccaagcgtgttcaGCTGCTGTTTATTGCATGACCAGCAGAAAAGATGAGGTGGCTAGCTTCTTGTCCTGTGGAAAACATCTTGCCTTTATGCTCCTTGCTgctatacaataaaaaaaaggtttcaGAAAGATTGTGGAGATGGTGGTCATGTCTAACACATAACACTGGAGAAATCGTTCAGTTTAAAAACAGCTAAATGTGCAGTAACATCTTCATTGTGTGCAATCgctatttattttgtgttgatAAGCATTGCCCCTGAGTGCGGATCAGAAATCACTCCTACATCATTAAAACAAAACGCTCTTCAGATTTTGGCAAGGGAATCATATCCTAAACAGGGCTTACAGCCTTCCTCGTTTTGTAACTAGAGTTAGAGGGACACATTTAAAATGGCAGACAATTTCATCAAGTGAAAATTCCTTTAACATAAAGAGACAAACACATGCAGTTGAAACCACTGATTATTCACATTACAATACAAGGTTTTCCCTTCAGCAGCTCACAGTGAGCAAATCTCAACACAGTTGTTATATGCATACAGGGAAAACATACCTCACACTTTCTAATATCAGAAAACAATTATGTAAATCCCCCAAATCCTAACGTTGTATCAAAAGCTAAAACCACACATTGTTTCTATATAAATGTGCCTATGAAATGAATTAGTTCTACCAACACAAATGGGGTCAATGTCTGTTGTTATAGAACTCAAAAGCTGACGTCTGACAAATGCCTCAAGTGTTCTCTTTGTTTTCACACTCTGTTCTGAAAAAGTCAGTGAATCCCAGTGAAACAGTGCAGTGTCAGTgaaagaattaaaaaagggcaacTGTTCAACATCTGATCTAATGCAGGAAAAATTAAGATTTACTCAGGTTTCTGAAGGTTTGGGTTAAAATGAAAGTTCCATTATCAGATATTGCCACACAACATGTATCCAAAGTCCAAGTGTCTGTGGGGAAAGGaacaagaaagacagacagagagagaggaaaagtgagagagaaagagagacaggtcTGGAAAGAGGAATATCTTGCTTATCCCTCATTCCTTATCCTATAT from Hoplias malabaricus isolate fHopMal1 chromosome 3, fHopMal1.hap1, whole genome shotgun sequence carries:
- the fzd7b gene encoding frizzled-7b → MMAVWRASCLGHALCILALLLGFGASQHHGDKGISVPEHGFCQPISIPLCTDIQYNQTIMPNLLGHTNQEDAGLEVHQFYPLVKVQCSADLKFFLCSMYAPVCTVLEQAIPPCRSLCERARHGCEALMNKFGFQWPERLRCEAFPVHGAGEICVGQNTSDPGSPTLEPTLQATGYLTPRPGQPFTCPLQLAVPSYLNYKFLGAKDCGAPCEHSLPHGLMYFREEEVKFGRLWVGIWSILCCVSTLFTVLTYLVDMRRFRYPERPIIFLSGCYFMVAVAYVTGFLLEDKVVCIDKFRDDAYRTVAQGTKKEGCTILFMILYFFGMASSIWWVILSLTWFLSAGMKWGHEAIEANSQYFHLAAWAVPAVKTITILALGQVDGDLLTGVCFVGIYNVDALRGFVLAPLFVYLFIGTSFLLAGFVSLFRIRTIMKHDGTKTEKLEKLMVRIGVFSVLYTVPATIVIACYFYEQAFREQWEKTWHMQTCKRFAVPCPASNFAPMSPDFTVFMIKYLMTMIVGITSGFWIWSGKTLQSWRRFYKRLGNGQGETTV